From Melitaea cinxia chromosome 3, ilMelCinx1.1, whole genome shotgun sequence, one genomic window encodes:
- the LOC123668194 gene encoding craniofacial development protein 2-like translates to MSLGIKVCDNVRAYPAGDAQMQHPASVGNGQGLLHQGRGQRKRRVQEVNLRIASWNVGTMTGRGRELADVLERRRINIACLQETKWKGQRAREIGAGYKFYYCGCDGKRNGVGIVLDRELKNKVTDVNRVNDRVIVVRLLMEESVLNVVSVYAPQTGCDDSMKERFWEDFDAVIMRIPECEEIYIGGDFNGHVGRMNDGYERVHGGRGHGVRNRDGEALLEAALAFDLAIANTFYQKREQHLVTYRSGLHSTQIDYILLRRNRLKSAKDCKVIPSESLVSQHRLLLLDLTLRVQSLNKSPKPPVRTKWYRLDDRKMAAEFRERVIGKLIEMGDMVGMGVNECWSEMATWVRSVARDVLGETKGKRKIERDTWWWNEEVQTILKEKKNAFKEWKRVEDGNDREKKIKRLEYQNSKKKAKKAVAIARAKVQDKLYDSLESPQGFESNFDGHC, encoded by the exons ATGAGTTTGGGAATTAAAGTATGCGATAATGTTAGGGCGTACCCCGCAGGCGACGCGCAGATGCAGCACCCGGCGTCTGTGGGAAATGGACAAGGGTTGCTGCACCAGGGACGGGGGCAGCGTAAGAGGCGAGTCCAGGAGGTGAACTTGAGGATTGCGAGTTGGAATGTGGGTACGATGACTGGGAGAGGACGAGAGCTAGCAGATGTTTTGGAAAGGAGACGGATAAATATAGCATGCTTGCAGGAGACGAAGTGGAAGGGACAGAGAGCAAGAGAAATTGGGGCgggttataagttttattattgcgGCTGCGATGGGAAAAGAAATGGCGTAGGTATAGTGTTAGATAGAGAGCTGAAGAACAAGGTGACGGATGTGAATAGAGTGAATGATAGAGTTATTGTAGTAAGACTGTTGATGGAAGAATCGGTTTTAAATGTAGTTAGTGTGTATGCGCCGCAAACTGGATGCGATGACAGTATGAAAGAAAGGTTTTGggaggattttgatgcggttatAATGAGAATACCAGAATGTGAGGAAATATACATTGGAGGAGATTTTAATGGACATGTAGGAAGGATGAATGACGGGTATGAAAGAGTACATGGGGGCCGAGGTCACGGAGTCAGGAACCGAGACGGTGAAGCTCTACTGGAAGCAGCCTTGGCCTTTGACTTAGCAATAGCCAACACATTCTACCAAAAACGGGAACAACACCTTGTCACATACCGTAGTGGTCTACACTCTACCCAAATTGACTACATTCTTTTAAGAAGAAACAGGCTAAAATCGGCCAAGGACTGCAAGGTAATACCGAGTGAGAGTCTTGTCTCCCAGCATAGGCTACTGCTCCTGGATTTAACTCTGAGAGTTCAGAGTTTAAATAAGAGCCCGAAGCCCCCAGTTAGAACGAAATGGTACAGACTGGATGATAGGAAGATGGCTGCAGAATTCCGGGAAAGAGTGATTGGTAAACTGATAGAGATGGGAGATATGGTGGGGATGGGAGTAAACGAGTGCTGGAGTGAGATGGCAACGTGGGTGCGAAGTGTAGCAAGGGATGTCCTAGGGGAAACGAAAGGGAAAAGAAAGATAGAGAGGGATACATGGTGGTGGAATGAGGAAGTACAgacgattttgaaagaaaagaagaatgctTTCAAAGAATGGAAAAGAGTAGAAGATGGAAATGacagagaaaagaaaataaaaagattagaatatcaaaatagtaaaaagaagGCTAAGAAAGCAGTCGCAATCGCAAGGGCCAAGGTTCAAGATAAGTTGTATGATTCTTTAGAGAGCCCACAag GTTTTGAATCAAACTTTGATGGACATTGCTGA